Within the Methanoculleus sp. SDB genome, the region GAGTGTTTCGATTACGATGGCAATGGTTTCATCGGATTCGGGGATATCAGGGCACTCTTCCTGATGTGGGGGACGTAAAGCAGAGCGGGAAAGAGCGTATTTTTTTGAACTGACAGGTGAAGTTACGGATGGGTGCTGCTACGTGAGGGGCCGCGTACCGGGCTACAGCTTCAGCTCCGGCGTTGACCGATGGAGAAATGTGTTTCCGCAGAAACGAAAAGAAAAAAAATTAGAACCGGGGTTTCCGGTACTTCGGGAGACAGTCCCTGCAGTACACAGGCCTGCCCTCGGTGGGCTTGAACGGCACTTCGCACTCTTCGCCGCAGTCGGCGCAGGTGGTCTTGTGCATCTCGCGGTCATCCCGGCTGCGGGTGTTGTCGCGCTCCCCGCGGTGTGCCGGAAGGCATTCTTTACAATAGACAGGCCTGTCGCCCGTCGGTTTAAACGGCACTTCACACTCTTTTCCGCAGTCGGAACAGATAACTGTGTGCATTTCCCTTGGGCCCCTGTCTCCAAAACGGGAACCCCTATCAAATCCTCTATTATACATTGAGTTACTCTTGCAGAAAGTCTGCCTATAACTATTGCTTCGTGAGTCTATATACCTGTGCATTGTGCCTGAATTCGGCCCCTCGTTTTTATGAGGTTTTTCAGACGTATCAGCGTCTATGATGCCCGTATCGGGTTTATTTATGCATCCCGGAATTAAAGTGGGCGCTTCGTCCGGAAGTTCCTGAATTTTTTAACCACAGCCCTTTTTCGGGGTGCATTCGCGAAACGGCAGCGGTGGTGGAGAAGACATGGAGTGCGCGTCGGGTTGCCCACGAAATGCAGCGAGGCGGCGCCCTCAAAAAAAAGAGATTAGAACCGGGGTTTCCGGTATTTCGGGAGACAGTCCCTGCAGTATACCGGGCGGCCTTCGGTAGGCTTGAACGGTACTTCACACTCTACGCCACAGTCGGCGCAGGTGGTCTTGAACATCTCGCGGTCGTCCCGGCTGCGGCGTTCACCGCGGTGTGCCGGGAGACAATCTCTACAATAAACTGGCCGTGATTCTGTCGGTTTAAACGGCACTTCACACTCTTTACCACAATCGGAACAGATTACGGTATGCATTTCCCTTGGGCCCCTGTCTCCGAAACGGGAACCCCTCTCAAATCTATCATACATTGAATTACCTTGCAGATATTCTGCACATATAATTCTATCCTGACAGCGTATATAATTGTGCATTGTCCTGATACGTGATTCCGGGCCGAACGACGCCGGGAACGATCCGGTTTCCGAAGCCTTCCGGGAGGGAGAGGGGGGCTTTTGAAAGGGCAGTCACGTTACCGGATCCGGTCATGCAGCCGTTTATGCAGGGGACGTTGCAGGAGTCTGAGTTCCTCCTCAAAATACTCGATCCACTCCTTCATAAGCAGCACCTGGTCCTGCTGCCCGTCCTCGATCGCTCTGAGCCGTGCGTCGAAGTAGGTAATCCATTCCTCCGTGATGGCGGCCTGCTCGCCGGTCGCCCCGATGATCCGGTTGATAGTCGAACGCTCTTTGAGAAGATCGTTATGTGCGGCCAGCAGTGCCTTCTCCTGCGTCTCCACCCGTGCATGCAACCGCTTTAACTGCAGCTCAAAGCATGCCGTCATCTCTGCCGCCGCCGCGGGGGAGATCCCGGGGCTCAACACAGGCTGAGAGGCTGGCGTCCCGGGAGCCGGTGCAGGACGTGCCGGTGCTCTCCGGACTGCCTCCTGCCTCCTCCGTTTTCCCGTCCCGCCTCCCATCTCCCGTAGAATCGATGCATGGTCCTTCCCCTCTCCCGTAAGGCGGGCGATGTCTGCAATCGTCCCGACTGCCGATTCCGTATAGAGTTTGACCCGCCCGAGCTGCCGGTACGAGAGGAGTTCATCATATTCCTGTGCGAATGCCCGCACCTCTCTTTCCGGAAGCCC harbors:
- a CDS encoding DNA-directed RNA polymerase, whose translation is MHKTTCADCGEECEVPFKPTEGRPVYCRDCLPKYRKPRF